Proteins co-encoded in one Nicotiana sylvestris chromosome 7, ASM39365v2, whole genome shotgun sequence genomic window:
- the LOC104223129 gene encoding probable protein phosphatase 2C 4, with protein sequence MGNGVRKLNLCFAGDVGEISKRHHDIAMNITDPLDEGLGHSFCYIRPDPYSKPHLFSDDSSSSSTTTTISSASSCPTAAFRTISGASISANTSTPLSTAIVDFSAYNHNIDKASAFESSQFFSSIPLQPIPRGSSFAASAIHSGPIPARISNMGPSSGPIERGFMSGPIERSFTSGPLENQYDHIQRYKPKSKKWGLIRSLKKVLSNSFLRFNKEMNLVEKNNNNNNNEVNVQGSNSHHSNVGNSLSSQNSLVDDDDEGNDSFRGQNVHWAQGKAGEDRVHVVISEEHGWVFVGIYDGFNGPDATDFLLNNLYSNVYKELKGLLWNDKLETPKNSTSNETIPLRNSGFKVEHFVQNQEFDQKEKLDGVFGVDHSDVLKALSEGLRKTEASYLEIADMMVKENPELALMGSCVLVMLLKDQDVYLLNVGDSRAVLAQNPESDISISKLRRINEQSVNSIDALYRAESDRKHSLVPSQLTKDHSTSIKEEVIRIRSEHLDDPFAIKNDRVKGSLKVTRAFGAGYLKQPKWNNALLEMFRINYIGNSPYINCLPSLYHHTLGSRDRFLILSSDGLYQYFTNEEAVSEVETFMSIFPEGDPAQHLVEEVLFRAAKKAGLNFHELLDIPQGDRRKYHDDVSIIILSFEGRIWKSSL encoded by the exons ATGGGTAACGGAGTGAGAAAGTTGAATCTTTGTTTTGCGGGAGATGTTGGAGAAATATCAAAAAGACATCATGATATAGCTATGAACATAACTGATCCACTTGATGAAGGTTTGGGTCATTCTTTTTGCTATATTCGACCCGACCCGTATTCAAAACCCCACCTGTTTTCCGATGATTCGTCTTCTTCTTCCACTACCACCACTATTTCCAGCGCTAGCAGCTGCCCTACGGCGGCGTTCCGTACAATCTCCGGCGCCTCCATCTCTGCTAACACCTCAACGCCTTTGTCAACGGCCATCGTTGACTTTTCTGCTTACAATCATAATATTGATAAAGCTTCAGCTTTTGAGAGTTCTCAGTTTTTTTCATCCATTCCTCTTCAGCCAATCCCAAGAGGTTCATCATTTGCAGCTTCTGCTATTCATTCAGGCCCGATTCCGGCCCGTATTTCTAATATGGGCCCTAGCTCGGGCCCGATCGAGAGGGGATTCATGTCAGGCCCGATTGAGCGGAGCTTCACCTCGGGCCCGTTGGAGAACCAGTATGATCATATCCAAAGGTACAAACCCAAATCCAAGAAATGGGGTTTAATTAGAAGTTTAAAGAAAGTGTTGTCAAATTCTTTTTTGAGGTTTAATAAAGAAATGAATTTGgttgagaaaaataataataataataataatgaagtTAATGTTCAAGGGAGTAATAGTCATCATAGTAATGTTGGAAATAGTTTGAGTAGTCAGAATAgtttggttgatgatgatgatgagggaAATGACTCATTTAGAGGCCAAAATGTGCATTGGGCTCAAGGTAAAGCAGGGGAAGACAGAGTACATGTTGTGATTTCTGAGGAACATGGTTGGGTTTTTGTTGGGATTTATGATGGATTTAATGGACCTGATGCTACTGATTTCCTGTTGAATAATCTTTATTCAAATGTCTATAAAGAACTCAAGGGATTGCTATGGAATGATAAGTTAGAAACCCCCAAGAATTCGACGAGTAACGAGACAATTCCATTAAGAAACTCGGGATTTAAGGTGGAACATTTTGTTCAAAATCAAGAATTTGATCAGAAGGAGAAATTAGATGGGGTTTTCGGTGTTGACCATTCTGATGTATTGAAGGCTTTATCTGAAGGGTTAAGGAAAACCGAGGCGTCATATTTGGAGATTGCTGATATGATGGTAAAGGAGAATCCTGAATTGGCTTTAATGGGATCTTGTGTTTTAGTAATGTTGCTTAAAGATCAGGATGTTTATTTGTTGAATGTTGGAGATAGTAGAGCTGTTTTAGCTCAAAATCCGGAATCTGATATTTCTATTAGCAAGTTGAGAAGGATAAATGAGCAGAGTGTAAATAGCATTGATGCACTTTATCGAGCTGAATCTGATCGTAAACATAGTCTAGTTCCTTCTCAACTTACTAAGGATCATAGTACATCGATTAAAGAG GAAGTAATTAGGATTAGAAGCGAGCATTTGGATGATCCTTTCGCGATTAAAAATGATAGAGTGAAAGGTTCCTTGAAAGTTACTCGAGCTTTCGGGGCAGGATATCTCAAACAG CCCAAGTGGAATAATGCACTTCTAGAGATGTTCAGAATTAACTACATTGGAAATTCACCTTACATAAACTGTCTACCATCACTTTACCACCACACACTTGGTTCAAGAGACAGATTTTTGATCTTATCATCTGATGGTCTTTACCAATACTTCACAAATGAAGAAGCAGTCTCAGAAGTAGAGACCTTTATGTCTATATTCCCCGAGGGAGATCCTGCACAACATCTCGTCGAAGAAGTGTTATTCAGAGCTGCTAAGAAAGCTG GATTGAACTTCCATGAGTTGCTCGATATACCTCAAGGAGATCGTAGGAAGTACCATGATGATGTTTCGATTATCATTTTGTCTTTCGAAGGAAGGATATGGAAATCATCTTTGTAA